From Brassica rapa cultivar Chiifu-401-42 chromosome A06, CAAS_Brap_v3.01, whole genome shotgun sequence:
ACTTCGTGTGGAGCGGAAACGATTCGCCGAGGGCCAGAGACATTGTCAACGCCATTCGGGCTAACAATCCGGGCAGGCCGATCCCGGAAGACAAGGTATGTGTTGAGTTGTGTGTTTTGTCTCTTTAATCAGTCTGGGTTTTGTATTTTTAGTAAAATCCCTGTGATTAAGACAGGGCCGGTCTTGtttggttaagaaaaaaaaaatattgattatttaaaatgaatttgTTGTGAGAAACCAAAATAGATTTAGCTAGAATCTCAGATTCGATGGCGATGTGATAGAGAACCTTTACGTGTTGTTTAAGAAAGTGGAATCCAAATGTGCGTGTTGACcatttgtgtgtgtgttgtgGTCTGATTCAGGTTCTACCATTCAAGACTCCTTTGGAAGTAGATGCGTGGCTCATGGCGAATCCATTGCAAACTCCAGGAGCCTTGCACTTTATGGACAGAAACGCTACAGTGATGAGCTATGGTATTCAAACAAATTCAACTCCTGAGATGAACCGAGGAAGGTTCGAAGATCCCACCTTTAAGTTCCAGATTCCTCTTCAGGTTGCTGCTGAGCGTGAGATCGCTAGGTCCTTGATAGGAGGTGTGATGCATATgttatctttttgtttaatCTTTGTGCTTACTGGGTACTGGGAAGAACaagaatttgaatttttttttatatacgtGTTCTTACAGATCCAAAGTTTAACTGGGTTGTGGGGTTTAAGGAGTTTCCGCATCCAACTATCGAAGCTGTTGTTGCGTTAGACACAATTGGGCCGACTTTCTTCCTTGCCATTGCCATGTTTGGTTTCGTTCTTCAGATCAGTTCTTTGATCACTGAGAAAGAGCTCAAACTTCGCCAGGCAATGACGATGATGGGTGTTTTTGACACTGCTTATTGGCTGTCATGGCTTACATGGGAAGGAATTCTCACGACAGTCTCAGCTCTCTTGGTAGTTCTGTTTGGAATGATGTTTCAGTTCGACTTTTTCTTGAAGAACAGTTTCCCTGTTGTCTTCCTACTCTTCATGCTTTTCCAGttaaatatggtaaaaccgaagaCTAACGTTTTATAAATTTGTAACGATTTATGTTTTctgttttgttatttatatcTCTATTATGTGTGCTGCTAGATTGGAGTAGCATTCATGCTATCAGCTTTTATCAGCAAATCATCTTCAGCTACAACTGTTGGCTTCTTTGTGTTTCTGGTTGGCTTTGTAACACAGGTGGGGTTCTCATGGCTAAACAAATAGCTGAAACTGTTTCTTAGTATTACGAATTGTTACTAATCATAAATATATCTGCAGCTTGGAGCATCAAGTGGGTTTCCCTATGCCAAGAAATATTCTCAAACGATTAGGACGCTTTGGTCACTCTTCCCACCCAATACCTTTTCTCAGGGTCTAAAGATGCTTTCTGATGCAACTTCAACTCCTCAAGATCCTGGCATTAGCTGGAGCAAGAGAGCAGTATGCGGACCCAACGATGACACTGATTGTGTGATCACAATTGTACGTctactattaaaataaactcCATTTAAATAACTGTGTCCTATTGTTCTCTAATCATTACTTATTTGGTTTTGGGCAGAATGATATCTACCTTTGGCTTCTTGGGACATTCTTCTTGTGGTTTGTTCTGGCTCTCTACTTTGACAATATTGTCCCAAATGCGTCTGGTGTGAGAAAATCTGTCTTTTACTTTCTGAAACCTGGTTACTGGACCGGTAGAGGTGGCAACCGAGTGGAAGGTAATTTCTCCTCTGTCTTGTTTCCTATGTTCTACTAGAAAAATGTATCCTAATTAACCGTTTCCGCCCTGAGCAGAAGGTGGAATTTGTAGCTGTGCTGGTTCAGCCCCACCTGTGGATCATATTACCCCAGATGACGAAGATGTCCTTGAAGAGGAGACTTTAGTTAAGCAACACTCTATGGAGGGCTTAGTGGATCCGAACATTGCTGTTCAAATACGTGGTCTTGCAAAGACTTATCCTGGGACTACGAAATTTGGATGCTGCAAATGCAAGAAAACGCCTGCTTATCACGCTCTCAAGGTACTTATTCTTTTTACGTTGGTCAACTGCGTTTTAGGATGAGAGTCTCCCGTGATATGTGTTTCAACTTTTACTTACCTTAATTCTtggaatataaatataaatcaggGGCTGTGGATGAATATTGCCAAAGATCAATTGTTCTGTCTTCTTGGACCCAATGGCGCAGGGAAGACAACTACTATCAATTGCTTAACAGGCATAAACCCAGTTACTGGTGGTGATGGTAAGAAGCCTGcactttttcttgtttttgtttcataGAAGCTAGTCTCTTGAGCATTTCACCATACGAAAATCTCTCTTATTGGCTTAAACAGCACTCATCTATGGGAACTCAATAAGAAGCTCTGTTGGTATGTCCAACATCCGTAAAATGATAGGAGTTTGTCCTCAGGTGGGCCATTTTCTTTTTGCTAACTGCTTCTGGCATTTGCCTTAGTTAACAGCTATTTGATATGCTTAATATGACTCATCATGACATTCACGTTGTTTCCACAGTTTGATATACTTTGGGATGCTTTGTCTGGTGAAGAACACCTCCGCCTTTTTGCTAGCATCAAAGGGTTGCCACCTGCATCGATTAATCCGGTATGTCGCTCAAATTGTAGAAACTAGTTGGTTGGTTTATTTAACAGTTTCCGGATCTAATTTCAACTTCAAATAAAGATGAATACTTTAGCTCTCTTGTTGCTTAAAATGCTTTGTCACGGTCATGTAGATGGTTGAGAAGTCACTGGCGGAGGTAAAACTGACAGAAGCAGGGAAAATCAGGGCAGGAAGTTACAGTGGAGGAATGAAACGCCGACTCAGTGTTGCTGTTTCACTCATTGGTGATCCCAAGCTTGTCTTCCTAGACGAGCCGGTTTGTTACTTTCAACATTCCTATCTAAGTTGTAACACTTATTCTGTTGACATTTGTTTATCTAAGTtcaacttccttttttttttgccttgcATGGATTGCAGACTACAGGCATGGACCCGATCACAAGGAGACACGTGTGGGATATCATACAGGAAACCAAGAAGGGTCGCGCCATTATACTAACGACACATTCGATGGAGGAAGCTGATATTTTAAGTGATCGAATAGGGATAATGGCCAAGGGTAGGCTCCGCTGCATTGGAACCTCCATCAGGTTGAAATCCCGCTTCGGCACAGGCTTCATTGCTAACATCAGCTTCACTGAAAGCAACAACCAAGAAAACAACGGCAATGGTGAAGCTGGTGCTGCAGACTCACGTGAGCCAGTGAAGAAATTCTTCAAAGATGTGAGTTTGTTTTACAATGCGGTTAACATAGTCTAACCCCCTCTGAGCTTTTTGTGATCATTTTCTTGCAGCATCTCAATGTCAAACCAGTAGAAGAAACCAAAGCCTTCATGACTTTTGTTATACCGCACGACAAAGAGAATCTTTTGACAGTAAGCATCGACACAACTTTATCATATAGAGAAAAATTACTATCTACCGTGGAACTAAGCATCACTTTGCTTTCTTTAACAATTACTACAGAGATTTTTCGCTGAGCTGCAAGACAGAGAAACCGAATTTGGGATCTCAGACATCCAACTTGGTCTAGCAACTCTTGAAGAAGTCTTCTTGAACATAGCAAGAAAAGCTGAACTCGAAAGCGCTGCTGTTGATGGTACAATGGTCACTCTCGAACTAACATCTGGCCCATCCGTCGAGGTAAAGTTACTTACTTCTCATAAACTCATATATCCAAAGATAGAGAGAGACTTATAACACCAGAGCTTATCCTATTCGATCTACAGATACCGGTCGGGGCAAGATTTGTTGGGATACCAGGAACCGAAAATGCTGAGAATCCACGGGGAGTAATGGTGGAAGTGTATTGGCAGCAAGACGAGTCGGGATCATTGTGCATCTCAGGACATTCCACGGAGATGCCAGTTCCTGACAATGTTCCTGCGACAGATCCGGTGGCACCAGGACATGGCGGAGTAAGCTTGTTGGGACGGAGAGGACGGAGACAACAAGTTCAGGGGATTGTGATTGATCCTGAGTTTGTCGGCTCCGCTGCTTCCCGTCGTGTTAGTAGAAGCGGCTCCTTTGCTTCCCAACGTTCTTCACTTTGAAATGAGAATCTAACACACACCCACTGTTCCTAGCTTACCGGACTCGGTTCTGTTATATTCTCACACATAAAACGAATCACAGgtttgtttatttgaattgtGTGTACGTGATTATTATGTAAATTAGATGGGTGTTTGTGATCTAAAACTAATATTTATACTGCTATGATGTTCATTTCATAGTATGATTTAAAGATCAAGAATCactatggttttttttttttttagaaaagaatAACTATGGTAGGGTTCCACATAGCTAAGAGGTTGTGTTTAGGAATTAGATTGGACTCTTCATAATCGTATTGGTTAATTATACCTATATATGAATGCATATACAGTATATATACAAAGGTTTAGCCACAGCGGGACTCTACATTTATCGGTCTTGATCCTTCCGGTGACTGAGAtacagccaaaaaaaaaaagtagcatTGTACTAATTGTGTctgaaaaacaaaaccaaaagtgGTTTAAATTGACGTGTTGTTTATAGTGGTTT
This genomic window contains:
- the LOC103873209 gene encoding ABC transporter A family member 2 — its product is MTLQRGLALLCQQYTALFRKNLILSWRSKRATFLQLFASFFFILLIFCIQEAMEKSFASSTALKTVTDPSALVSPPIPPCEDKFFVNLPCYDFVWSGNDSPRARDIVNAIRANNPGRPIPEDKVLPFKTPLEVDAWLMANPLQTPGALHFMDRNATVMSYGIQTNSTPEMNRGRFEDPTFKFQIPLQVAAEREIARSLIGDPKFNWVVGFKEFPHPTIEAVVALDTIGPTFFLAIAMFGFVLQISSLITEKELKLRQAMTMMGVFDTAYWLSWLTWEGILTTVSALLVVLFGMMFQFDFFLKNSFPVVFLLFMLFQLNMIGVAFMLSAFISKSSSATTVGFFVFLVGFVTQLGASSGFPYAKKYSQTIRTLWSLFPPNTFSQGLKMLSDATSTPQDPGISWSKRAVCGPNDDTDCVITINDIYLWLLGTFFLWFVLALYFDNIVPNASGVRKSVFYFLKPGYWTGRGGNRVEEGGICSCAGSAPPVDHITPDDEDVLEEETLVKQHSMEGLVDPNIAVQIRGLAKTYPGTTKFGCCKCKKTPAYHALKGLWMNIAKDQLFCLLGPNGAGKTTTINCLTGINPVTGGDALIYGNSIRSSVGMSNIRKMIGVCPQFDILWDALSGEEHLRLFASIKGLPPASINPMVEKSLAEVKLTEAGKIRAGSYSGGMKRRLSVAVSLIGDPKLVFLDEPTTGMDPITRRHVWDIIQETKKGRAIILTTHSMEEADILSDRIGIMAKGRLRCIGTSIRLKSRFGTGFIANISFTESNNQENNGNGEAGAADSREPVKKFFKDHLNVKPVEETKAFMTFVIPHDKENLLTRFFAELQDRETEFGISDIQLGLATLEEVFLNIARKAELESAAVDGTMVTLELTSGPSVEIPVGARFVGIPGTENAENPRGVMVEVYWQQDESGSLCISGHSTEMPVPDNVPATDPVAPGHGGVSLLGRRGRRQQVQGIVIDPEFVGSAASRRVSRSGSFASQRSSL